From Pyrenophora tritici-repentis strain M4 chromosome 1, whole genome shotgun sequence, the proteins below share one genomic window:
- a CDS encoding MhpC, hydrolase or acyltransferase (alpha-beta hydrolase superfamily) has translation MPFIRLGYKRIHYTDSKPRDGKERETFVFMHGLGSSQNYYHGVTQVLVASGFRCITFDNTGAGRSPYTFVEQSIESMSNDVIGILDALEVEKAVFVGHSMGGIVGAHVAAERSDRIVAAILVGPVYPNTGLIPVFQKRIETVEKDGMQPLADSIPDAAVGKKASPLAKGMIRELLLSQDPAGYVSNCRVILNASPPHYSKISVPILILAGAEDKSAPLEGCKKMFEEMGSTKKRLEIMEGVGHWHCLEAFDEVAKLIEGFYHEIQ, from the exons ATGCCTTTTATTCGTCTCGGATACAAGCGCATTCACTACACAGACTCCAAGCCAAGAGATGGAAAGGAGCGCGAAACATTCGTTTTTATGCACGGTTTGGGCTCTTCTCAGAATTATTATCATGGGGTAACACAAGTTTTGGTCGCCAGTGGCTTTCGCTGCATAACGTTTGACAACACAGGGGCTGGTCGATCGCCATATACGTTTGTGGAGCAAAGTATTGAATCGATGAGTAATGATGTCATTGGCATCTTAGACGCACTGGAGGTTGAAAAGGCGGTGTTTGTTGGACATAGCATGGGAGG CATCGTGGGCGCACACGTCGCGGCCGAGCGGAGTGACCGCATCGTCGCAGCGATCCTCGTTGGTCCCGTGTACCCAAACACAGGCCTCATCCCCGTATTCCAAAAACGAATAGAGACCGTTGAAAAAGACGGGATGCAACCCTTGGCGGACAGCATTCCTGACGCTGCTGTCGGAAAAAAGGCCTCTCCACTCGCCAAGGGGATGATCCGCGAGTTGCTGCTATCACAAGACCCCGCTGGCTATGTATCAAACTGTCGAGTCATCCTCAAtgcatcaccgcctcattACAGCAAGATCAGCGTGCCGATTCTTATCCTCGCCGGTGCTGAGGACAAGAGCGCACCACTTGAGGGATGCAAGAAGATGTTTGAAGAGATGGGAAGCACCAAGAAGCGATTAGAGATCATGGAGGGAGTTGGGCATTGGCATTGTCTGGAGGCGTTTGACGAGGTCGCGAAACTGATCGAGGGGTTTTACCACGAGATCCAATGA
- a CDS encoding CYB5, Cytochrome b involved in lipid metabolism, producing the protein MSESLTVKQVAEHNTVEKGLYIIIDGDVYKLDTFVEEHPGGSKILKRVGGKDASKQFWKYHNEGVLKKYGAKLKIGSVKEEAKL; encoded by the exons ATGTCGGAATCGCTTACCGTCAAGCAAGTTGCCGAGCATAATACTGTGGAGAAGGGCTTGTACATTATAATCGATGGCGATGTTTATAAACTGGATACTTTTGTAGAGGAGCACCCCGGTGGGTCTAAGATTCTGAAGCGCGTGGGTGGGAAGGATGCTAGTAAGCAGTTTTGGAAG TACCATAATGAGGGCGTGCTGAAGAAGTATGGGGCCAAGTTGAAGATTGGGTCGGTCAAGGAAGAGGCTAAGCTATAG
- a CDS encoding DUF1421 multi-domain protein: MAGSQSNSGDTDADVQEQLLNYPSERNTSKRAETISPGAKFTAEHLMRHCPYTVTFDYINPSLWGVPAPEDADETHATTWVAKAIHDYHVGMEWDERLYFDYQWDFEGWTRELFQKVERTTLRSLKTVLRYRGVYTGKFRARVADSLFNLLGGENAPEWDPAEFKAEKFDERSEAYQRQQNAHLAAPIDRQAQQPLQQTQPLEPLQPQPQRPSQGEQYRVRQGVRSHPQYQELQQPPYAINAYAGPQPRQTEQAMQPQQWYPQTQTRPPATAYREVTPFPQQPTNRVPDRPLGLPHDPYKTLPPRWSRNDRLEANTITQFSKLWDNSNKYTGNAYDLLDDKIKIFFSICWQVDIQEEQFHAVFPRILTGRAETFYIQVVERDDSFADAYMAIKNHFDHDVHHQHYYTDWTTTTFARTRAENPDKGLHEVLQILLDKLQLCQRALGKNFEGEDALRTTVINACRGVPELEMALFKPATICEGLFSDLRSAVETHLARQHTAQLVTEDQYYLDRRYNGNGRIRGGSRGGGGFRGGSRGAYRGGEQRDDNGRGFKPRWRKKCFVCRKEGCWSTNHTDKERKDARAQFFSTLYFTGAQPPEDFSVHLAEYEGIEHTSQYNQRGWREEEDCEDDEDDDVAEAHSEHQFFKEQCLADQAFLHHISGDDIYSRDAPSAPASQFLLEDRYTRSVYQGILPDTGAANVSTVGKEQYLALTREDPTVKLDTSTAGKASIKFGKGEATASIGTVQVSTEIGKINFEVLEAPTPFLLCLADMDRLKVYFNNTTDELVQDDVHIPVIRKWGHPWFHLNKRERATMFLTETELRRLHRRFGHPAVTRLVKLLKDAGHNDFEERTLEEVTKFCHHCQLHSSAPRRFKFTLKDDHHFNYEILVDVMYLSNKPVLHVVDSSTAFQGARFLSAISAKETWQALRILWIDTYQGPPDIITHDAGTNFASAEFRAEAKIMGVTCKQVPTEAHWSIGKTERYHAPLRRAWDILHAELTDTMSDDAILQMAVKAVNDTAGPDGLVPTLLVFGAYPRMTAESPPSPSMVKRSEAIQKATKALRKLTAERQVADALNTRNGPATADMLALPLQSEVLVWRESDGWNGPYKIASTDGHNITVDMVNGPATFRSTVVKPYYRPDHLWSDPDAPHAPNEPNEPHEPIAVPPAAQPRRRGRPPGSKNKRKAHAYITKKEQDDLELAIKLRNDGVITTSGAPFEASDDQEISDLVGRGVFKFEQYDERLHSKIRIFKSRLVREVKGKTTKPYEKSRLVIQGYQDYGKEAILTQSPTIQRCSQRLIMSLAPGLVQSGMSVELRDITQAYPQAQTTLKRTILAHLPTELVHRYPEGTILHVIKPLYGIAEAGVHWWTTYHGHHCKELDMSTSTYDPCLLITNSDDADVFGIVGMQTDDTLMLGTTAFLSREEKKIQKAQFRSKPKAMLTPEVQLDFNGCTLTMDASRVLILRQKGQGGRIRLVDIRAPDRAQQYTEQRARGAYIASTCQPEASFDLSVAAQAQQPSDEDIKALNKRLKWQMENLTRGLRYVTVNLTEAKLIVFVDGSFANNKDLSSQLGFVLMLVNESIGANTFTIQGNVIHYSSTKCKRITRSVLASEIYGMVNGFDIGIAVATTLRIVTERLGLPAIPLVICTDSYSLYECLVKLGTTKEKRLMIDIMALRQSYERREITEIRWINGEDNPADAFTKASPNRALERFIDGNKLTVRVDGWVQRPTSFDV; encoded by the coding sequence ATGGCAGGCAGCCAGAGCAACTCTGGCGATACAGACGCTGATGTTCAAGAGCAACTACTCAACTATCCATCCGAACGCAATACAAGCAAGCGCGCAGAAACTATATCCCCAGGAGCGAAGTTTACTGCTGAACACCTTATGCGACactgtccatacacagtCACGTTTGACTATATCAACCCATCtctctggggtgtacccgcacCAGAGGATGCAGACGAGACGCACGCAACAACCTGGGTCGCGAAggctatccacgactaccATGTAGGAATGGAATGGGATGAGAGACTATACTTCGACTACcaatgggactttgaaggatggacacGAGAGCTATTCCAGAAGGTTGAGCGCACTACGCTAAGATCTCTGAAGACTGTGCTCCGGTATAGGGGAGTCTATACAGGCAAATTTCGGGCTAGAGTAGCTGATTCCCTCTTCAACTTACTAGGAGGAGAAAACGCTCCCGAATGGGACCCTGCAGAGTTCAAGGCCGAGAAGTTTGACGAACGTTCTGAGGCGTACCAGCGTCAGCAGAACGCACATCTAGCAGCCCCTATAGATAGACAAGCGCAGCAGCCACTGCAACAGACGCAGCCACTGGAACCGCTACAGCCGCAGCCACAACGTCCGTCACAGGGCgagcagtatagagtgagacaaggcgttCGAAGCCACCCGCAATATCAAGAGCTACAACAACCGCCCTACGCGATCAATGCCTATGCAGGACCACAGCCTCGACAAACGGAGCAGGCTATGCAACCACAACAATGGTACCCGCAGACACAGACACGACCCCCAGCGACCGCATACCGCGAGGTGACACCTTTCCCTCAGCAACCTACAAACCGAGTACCTGACAGACCCCTTGGCCTACCACAtgacccgtacaagacgctaccgccgcgatggtctCGCAACGATCGGCTCGAAGCCaatacgatcacgcagttctctaagctatgggacaatagcaacaagtatacagggaatgcgtacgatctcctagacgataagattaagatcttcttcagcatctgctggcaggtagatatccaggaggagcagtttcacgcagtgtttccccgtatccttaccgggcgtgcagagacgttctacatacaggttgtagagagagatgatagctttgctgatgcgtacatggcaatcaaaaaccacttcgaccatgacgtccatcaccagcactactacacagactggacgactacaaccttcgctcgcacccgcGCAGAGAACCCTGATaagggactacacgaggttctgcagatcctgcttgacaagctgcagctatgccagcgtgcccttggcaagaactttgagggtGAGGATGCCCTCCGCACTACGgtcatcaatgcctgccgaggagtaccagaacttgagatggcactgttcaagccagccacaatctgtgaaggactcttctcagaTCTACGATCCGCAGTGGAAACACACCTAGCACGGCAACACACCGCCCAGTTGGTCACAGAAGATCAATACTACCTAGACcgccgatacaacggcaatggaaggatccgaggtggatctcgaggtggaggaggattcagaggcggatccagaggagcataccgaggaggcgagcagcgcgacgacaacggacgaggattcaagccacgttggaggaagaaatgctttgtttgccggaaggaaggatgctggtctaccaaccacacagataaagagcgcaaagatgcccgtgcgcagttcttctctacgctatactttacaggtGCACAGCCCCCTGaggacttctccgtacatcttgcagaatacgaagggatcgagcacaccagccagtacaatcagagaggctggagagaggaggaagactgcgaggatgacgaggatgacgacgtcgcggaagcaCATTCTGAACACCAGTTCTTCaaggagcaatgccttgcagaccaggcgttcttgcatcATATCTCGGGCGACGACATATACAGCCGAGACGCGCCGTCAGCACCAGCATCGCAGTTCCTGCTTGAGGACCGCTACACACGATCTGTGTACCAAGGAATCCTACCAGATACAGGCGCTGCAAACGTATCCACGGTCGGCAAGGAGCAATACCTCGCACTTACGAGAGAAGATCCGACGGTTAAGTTAGACACATCTACAGCAGGGAAAGCGTCTATTAAATTCGGAAAAGGCGAGGCTACAGCGTCGATTGGCACCGTGCAGGTCTCTACGGAGATCGGAAAAATCAACTTCGAAGTGCTCGAGGCGCCTACGCCGTTCTTGCtatgccttgcagacatggaccgctTAAAGGTATACTTCAACAATACGACAGACGAGCTGGTTCAGGATGACGTACACATCCCggtgattcgcaaatggggacatccttggttccatctaaacaagagagagagagcaactaTGTTCCTAACGGAGACAGaattgcgacggctccatcgacggtttggacacccagctgttaCGCGACTAGTCAAACTCTTAAAGGatgctggccataacgacttcgaagaaagaaccctagaagaagtcactaagttctgccaccactgccagctccacagctccgcgccgcgccgattcaaattcactcttaaggatgatcaccacttcaactatgagatcctggtggacGTAATGTACCTAAGCAACAAACCTGTACTGCATGTGGTcgattcctcaacagcgtttcaaggcgcgaggttcctcagcgctatctcagctaaagaaacatggcaagcactgcggatactatggatcgacaccTACCAGGGACCACCCGACATCATCACGCATGATGCAGGTACTAACTTCGCGAGCGCAGAGttccgcgcagaagcaaagatcatgggagtcacatgcaagcaagtacctacggaggcgcactggtctatcggcaaaactGAGAGGTACCATGCCCCTCTACGCCGGGCATGGGACATACTCCATGCAGAACTCACTGACACTatgtccgacgacgcgattctccagatggctgtgaaggctgttaacgatactgctggccctgatggactagtcccgacgttactagtctttggagcgtacccacgaatgactgcagagtcaccgccatcaccatcaatGGTCAAacgcagcgaggctattcaaaaggcgacgaaagccctgcgcaagctcactgcagagcgccaagttgcagacgccttgaacacccgcaatggaccagccactgcagacatgctcgcgctcccactccagagcgaagtcttagtatggagagagagtgatggctggaatggcccgtacaagatcgccagtacagATGGCCACAACATCACTGTCGACATGGTTAATGGTCCAGCGACATTCAGATCAACTGTCGTtaagccatactacagaccagaccaccTGTGGAGCGACCCtgatgcgccacacgcgccgaatgagccgaatgagccgcacGAGCCGATAGCAGTACCTCCGGCAGCGCAACCACGTAGaagaggccgccctccagggtcaaagaacaagcggaaggcgcacgcgtacatcaccaagaaggagcaggacgatcttgagctagctatcaagctacggAACGATGGCGTGATCACAACCTCAGGCGCCCCCTTTGAagcgtctgatgaccaagagatcagcgacctagtaggtcgtggagtcttcaagtttgagcaatacgacgagaggctacacagcaagatccggatctttaagtcacgcctagtacgtgaggtcaagggaaagacaactAAGCCTTATGAGAAATCCCGTCtggttatccaaggctaccaagACTATGGCAAGGAGGCTATCTTaacgcagtcgccaaccatccagcgatgtagccagcgcctgattatgtcgctggcgcctgGGCTAGTACAAAgcggcatgagcgttgagCTACGTGATATTACGCAGGCATACCCACAGGCTCAGACAAcactgaagaggacgatactcgcacacCTCCCTACCGAGCTGGTacatcgatatccagaaggcacgATACTCCACGTGATCAAGCCACTATATGGGATCGcggaggcaggagtccactggtggacaacatatcacggacaccactgcaaggaaCTAGATATGTCAACAtctacgtacgacccatgcctgttgatcacgaacagcgacgacgcagacgtcttcggcatcgtcggtatgcagacagacgacaccctCATGCTCGGAACGACCGCGTTCTTATCACgcgaagagaaaaagatccagaaggcgcAGTTTAGATCAAAACCAAAGGCTATGCTGACACCAGAGGTGCAGTTAGACTttaatggatgtacacttacgatggacgccagcagagtcttAATCCTcaggcagaaaggacaaggaggaaggatcaggcTTGTTGATAttagggcacccgaccgcgcgcaacagtacaccgagcaacgcgcccgcggagcgtacatcgcatcaacatgccaaccagaggcaTCATTTGATCTGTCCGTAGCTGCTCAagcgcagcaaccatcagacgaggacattaaggcactcaacaagcgcctgaaatggcagatggagaatctcACTCGTGGCCTACGCTACGTCACTGTCAACCTTACGGAGGCTAAGTTGATAGTCTTTGTAgacggctcctttgccaacaacaaggacctcagctcacagctaggctttgtcctcatgctcgtcaacgagtccATTGGCgccaacaccttcacaatacaaggcaacgtgatccactacagctctacaaagtgcaagcgcatcacacggagcgtactggcctcagagatctacggcatggtcaacggctttgacataggcatcgcggttgcaaccacgctaaggatagttacagaacgacttggactacctgcaattcccttggttatctgtacagactcgtactccttgtacgagtgcctagtaaagcttgggacaacgaaggagaagcgcCTCATGATCGATATtatggcgctgcgccaatcatatgagcgtcgcgagatcacggagatccgctggatcaatggcgaagacaatcctgcagacgccttcacgaaggcatcgccaaaccgcgctcttgaacgctttattgacggcaataagctgacagtccgagtagatggatgggtgcagaggccaacaagctttgatgtttAA
- a CDS encoding Atrophin-1 multi-domain protein translates to MAAMHSSKLSNHFSRHRSGSYLSIRSSNSTTNLALSPTSSPPSKPTSPATWPLAAHATNTRFEGTDALPTNRKVALQRVIEAHQALEAKANQATTPTSTSSDQRPTSSSSSLSPHHNENDRDNAFAHNLNSIPLDNVELRAFRYFQRMWDPRNPAWRDEEFYAAIAPWRTAFEETALKHFFSRVAMWDASLEVRESMSRSIFQRPRRSRAKSDLSNISATTAAERDGDDELKKATSREGLAQLLWTLLQDPKGPLEGLQREIMVALKEWFCLKNLTTGQRYGS, encoded by the coding sequence ATGGCCGCCATGCATTCATCGAAGCTGAGCAATCACTTTTCCCGCCACCGTAGCGGAAGCTACCTCTCCATACGCTCCTCGAATTCCACCACGAACCTAGCCTTGAGCCCTACCTCAAGCCCTCCCTCAAAACCGACCTCGCCAGCCACCTGGCCCTTGGCCGCACACGCCACAAACACCAGATTCGAAGGCACCGATGCCCTCCCCACAAACCGCAAAGTAGCCCTCCAACGGGTCATCGAAGCCCACCAAGCGCTGGAAGCAAAAGCAAACCAAGCCACAACGCCCACCAGCACATCCAGCGACCAACGTCCCAcatcctcctcctcatcaCTATCACCACACCACAACGAAAACGACCGCGACAACGCCTTCGCCCACAACCTCAACAGCATACCCCTCGACAATGTCGAGCTCCGCGCCTTCCGCTACTTCCAACGCATGTGGGACCCACGCAACCCCGCCTGGCGGGACGAGGAGTTCTACGCCGCCATCGCCCCCTGGCGCACCGCCTTTGAAGAAACAGCACTCAAGCACTTTTTCAGCCGCGTCGCCATGTGGGACGCCAGTCTAGAGGTGCGTGAGAGTATGAGCCGGAGTATTTTCCAGCGGCCGCGGCGGTCGCGGGCCAAGAGCGATTTAAGCAATATTTCTGCTACTACGGCTGCGGAGCGGGATGGAGACGATGAGTTGAAGAAGGCGACTTCGAGGGAGGGGTTGGCGCAGCTGCTGTGGACGCTATTGCAGGATCCGAAGGGGCCGTTGGAGGGGCTGCAGAGGGAGATTATGGTTGCATTGAAGGAGTGGTTTTGTTTGAAGAATCTTACTACCGGGCAGAGGTATGGGTCTTGA